Below is a genomic region from Streptantibioticus cattleyicolor NRRL 8057 = DSM 46488.
ACCACGCGATGGAGGGGATCGCGGGCGGGGAGGTGTCGGCGGGCGGGTCGGTGTCGCGGGAGGCGGTGGTGGTGACGGCGCCGGGGGTGCGGCCGTCGGGGTTGCGGTAGCGGTCGGCGGTCAGACCCCATTCGAGGTTGCCGGGCAGCAGGTGGCAGAGGTGGTCCAGATAGGCACGCAGCGGCGCGCTCGCGTCGGGCAACACCCGTTCGCGCAAGGCGATGAAGCGGTGGGTGAGCCGGTTGCACAGGCACACCGCCGCGCGGAGCGCCTCGGGCCGGCCGCAGCGGTTTTCCCGGCGCAGGATCTCCACCAGGCCGAGTCCCGACGGTGCGGTGCCTTCGGCGCGGGCGACCCACAGTTCCTTCCCGTAGGAGAAGAGGTCGTCGTCGAAGGCGGCGGTGGTGAAGGCCAGTTCGGTCAGAGCACGCACCTCGGGGGAGGACAGCTCACGGTCGGGGATCTCCGCCCCGTCCACGATCTCGGCCCAGGCCAGCGTGGCCGCGCCGGCCGCCGTGTGCTGCCGCATGTGGGCGTAGTCGTTGAGGGCCGGGGTACTCCGCGCGGCCCGGTGGCCCAGTTCCCACGCAACGGCCAGGAACCACGCCCGGTGCGCCTCGGCACAGCGGCGCATCTGCGCGGGGGTGGCCCATCGGCGCGCCCGCAGCGCCAGGTCCCGCACCGGCGCCAGCATCGTGTCACCGGGACCCTCCAGGCGCGCGTCCGGTGCCTCCAGCACCCGTACGATCCTGGTGGCCAGGTCCGCGAACCGGGCAGCGCGCCCGGTGGCCGGACCCTCGTCGCAGTGCACGTCGTCGAAGTGGAACATCACGGTGCACCAGTCGACCGCCAGTTGCAGTCGGTCGGTCGGCGAGTGCGGCATGATCCGTCCGTAGAAGCCGGGGCAGTCGTTGCCGCGCATACGGGCGCGCTGTTGTGGCGT
It encodes:
- a CDS encoding terpene synthase family protein; protein product: MPVPGTLSVEIPPRYCPLPTARHPDETVLARRTADWIDGFDLELTPQQRARMRGNDCPGFYGRIMPHSPTDRLQLAVDWCTVMFHFDDVHCDEGPATGRAARFADLATRIVRVLEAPDARLEGPGDTMLAPVRDLALRARRWATPAQMRRCAEAHRAWFLAVAWELGHRAARSTPALNDYAHMRQHTAAGAATLAWAEIVDGAEIPDRELSSPEVRALTELAFTTAAFDDDLFSYGKELWVARAEGTAPSGLGLVEILRRENRCGRPEALRAAVCLCNRLTHRFIALRERVLPDASAPLRAYLDHLCHLLPGNLEWGLTADRYRNPDGRTPGAVTTTASRDTDPPADTSPPAIPSIAWWWDPLGGRP